In Paralichthys olivaceus isolate ysfri-2021 chromosome 13, ASM2471397v2, whole genome shotgun sequence, the following are encoded in one genomic region:
- the mcl1b gene encoding induced myeloid leukemia cell differentiation protein Mcl-1b, with the protein MLVNTQRKSLHLSAGVMSCFILPQNGVAESANVYGSSGNSSPQLDSRSAGVGDVAKRPKNLQVTAIPGGYAAKICRENGDVDGGSLPCTPEPESHDDVDSCSAADELLESITRELISTFFTDFVGHTEPRFYDSKALSTMKRVVDGVLEKHRYAYNGMINKLSLDDRAGDMGFVSAVAKSLFKDGTTNWGRIASLVAFGAVVCQHLKEKGRENNVELVGQEISTYLLSHQRDWLVKNNSWDGFVEFFRVSDPEKTVRNTLLGLAGFAGIGATLALLIR; encoded by the exons ATGTTAGTCAACACGCAGCGGAAGTCCCTTCACTTGTCCGCCGGAGTCATGAGCTGTTTTATCCTGCCTCAAAATGGAGTCGCTGAAAGCGCCAACGTCTACGGGTCGTCGGGAAATTCCTCGCCGCAGTTAGACTCGCGCAGCGCGGGCGTCGGCGACGTCGCGAAGCGGCCGAAAAACCTGCAGGTCACCGCCATCCCCGGCGGATACGCGGCGAAGATCTGCCGGGAGAACGGCGACGTGGACGGCGGCTCTCTGCCTTGCACTCCCGAGCCCGAGTCGCACGACGACGTGGACAGCTGCTCGGCCGCGGACGAGTTGCTGGAAAGTATCACCCGGGAGCTCATCAGTACGTTCTTCACGGACTTTGTCGGCCACACGGAGCCGCGGTTTTACGACAGCAAAGCGCTATCGACGATGAAGAGAGTCGTGGACGGAGTTCTTGAGAAGCACAGATACGCTTACAATG GTATGATCAACAAACTGTCACTGGACGACAGGGCGGGTGATATGGGGTTTGTCAGTGCTGTGGCCAAGAGCCTCTTCAAAGATGGCACCACCAACTGGGGCCGGATCGCCAGCCTGGTGGCCTTCGGGGCTGTGGTGTGTCAGCACCTGAAGGAGAAGGGCCGTGAGAACAATGTGGAGCTGGTCGGTCAGGAAATCTCCACGTACCTGCTGTCCCACCAGAGAGACTGGCTGGTGAAAAACAACTCTTGG GATGGCTTTGTAGAGTTCTTCAGAGTATCAGACCCTGAGAAGACGGTGAGGAACACGCTGCTGGGCCTCGCTGGGTTTGCTGGTATCGGGGCGACACTGGCCCTGTTGATCAGGTGA